One segment of Pseudoalteromonas rubra DNA contains the following:
- the yejK gene encoding nucleoid-associated protein YejK translates to MSIEVNKLVVHYVDKQDEETQIHLRDDEMQVNDRVAVFIEQLHHAYNGKPGKGFCAFDPDKDSRVASAMQSYRNNELAFWHLTQQATEVLKEELNKYAFNETGYLVFCHYQYVASDYLLIAMINIKEHYSITSDLDLAASRHLDISRMQLAARIDLTAWDTQADENRYISFIKGRAGRKVADFFLDFLGCAEGIDPKQQSQTMLHAVEDYLAEQQFGKDEKDAIRKEVFDYCNDCINSGEDADVESLSDTVSKSSDVQFEDFYKQQGYELEESFPLDKKTVTTMVKFSGLGGGVSVGFERKHLGERVLYDPQSDTLTIKGVPPNLKDQLEKFYQEESE, encoded by the coding sequence ATGAGCATTGAGGTGAACAAGCTTGTTGTACACTATGTCGACAAGCAAGACGAAGAAACACAAATTCATTTGCGTGATGATGAGATGCAGGTTAACGACCGGGTAGCAGTTTTCATAGAGCAGCTCCACCATGCTTATAATGGCAAACCTGGAAAAGGCTTTTGTGCCTTCGATCCTGACAAAGATAGTCGCGTCGCGTCGGCAATGCAAAGCTACCGCAATAATGAGCTGGCATTTTGGCATCTAACGCAGCAGGCAACAGAAGTTCTGAAAGAAGAGTTGAACAAATATGCGTTCAACGAGACTGGTTATCTGGTGTTCTGTCATTATCAGTACGTTGCCAGCGATTACTTGCTGATAGCCATGATTAATATTAAAGAACACTATTCCATTACGTCTGATCTGGACCTGGCTGCGTCGAGGCACTTGGATATCTCACGTATGCAGCTTGCAGCGCGCATCGACTTAACTGCGTGGGATACGCAGGCAGATGAAAATAGATATATTTCTTTCATTAAAGGCCGAGCTGGCAGAAAAGTAGCCGACTTCTTTCTTGATTTTCTGGGCTGTGCTGAAGGTATCGACCCTAAGCAGCAGTCGCAAACTATGTTACATGCCGTGGAAGACTATCTGGCCGAGCAGCAGTTTGGTAAAGATGAGAAAGATGCAATTCGCAAAGAAGTCTTTGATTATTGTAATGACTGTATTAATAGTGGCGAAGATGCAGATGTCGAGTCTTTGTCTGATACCGTATCTAAATCATCCGATGTGCAGTTTGAAGACTTTTATAAGCAACAAGGTTATGAACTGGAAGAGTCATTCCCGCTCGATAAAAAAACCGTCACGACTATGGTCAAATTTTCAGGTCTGGGTGGCGGTGTGAGTGTTGGGTTTGAGCGCAAGCATCTGGGAGAGCGTGTGCTGTATGATCCGCAAAGCGATACTTTGACGATTAAAGGCGTGCCGCCAAACCTCAAAGATCAGCTAGAAAAGTTCTACCAGGAAGAAAGTGAGTAA
- a CDS encoding DUF3413 domain-containing protein, translating into MNLSSHSPFSSKASQLLSWGHWFTFANIGLVLAITLSYLAADKAPTTVLGWLYMLVTWLSHTSFITFCVFVLSIFPLSLIFPYPRHIRGMAACIATLGITVLGVDAFVYFQLGYHLNLQALPEILSLFWKTISSSPAVNSLIVLAMIAAILGFELIVGNHAWRHLERLKSYSFPKVASTILVTCFASSHIMHIWADANSYFDITMQDNVLPLSYPTTAKTLLARHELLDMQEYNQARSLNVGPNEVNYHPPASLTSCPAQDAPVNLSIVKTLSEQTESQLIQLGWHGSEQLLAPTLSEDFRFNLLYGLPAYYKQSLMESKAPPVWSNRLSLSVSGLPKFDYINTVENADVRVSYSDQSPLITEQTPPTILIVEPNSSDIVTTTRFYTNIPAFSGHTGLIQVSDVMTTIASEHFQCSTLATASMLGNNVATDTLNEGVNYSRGVLVAYKKDRITLIAQDGSYKQISAKEGFTLDQKLDVPFLIQSIKRLKQFNQTPAVK; encoded by the coding sequence ATGAACCTTTCTTCGCACAGCCCTTTTTCGTCAAAGGCCAGTCAGCTCTTGAGCTGGGGGCATTGGTTTACCTTTGCCAACATCGGCTTAGTATTAGCCATTACTTTAAGCTATCTGGCCGCTGACAAAGCACCGACAACGGTACTTGGCTGGCTATATATGCTGGTGACCTGGCTCAGCCACACCAGTTTTATTACCTTTTGTGTATTTGTACTGAGTATATTCCCACTCAGTCTGATATTCCCCTATCCAAGGCACATTCGAGGAATGGCCGCCTGTATTGCAACCTTAGGTATCACGGTACTGGGTGTTGATGCATTTGTCTATTTCCAGCTTGGCTACCACTTGAACCTTCAGGCACTGCCTGAAATTCTTTCCTTGTTTTGGAAGACTATCAGTAGCTCCCCTGCCGTCAATAGCCTGATTGTGCTTGCAATGATTGCTGCTATTTTAGGGTTTGAACTGATTGTCGGCAATCATGCATGGCGTCACCTTGAGCGGTTAAAGAGTTACTCCTTTCCTAAAGTCGCCAGCACGATATTGGTCACTTGCTTTGCAAGCAGTCACATTATGCATATCTGGGCAGATGCAAATAGCTACTTCGACATCACAATGCAGGATAACGTACTGCCATTATCTTATCCAACCACAGCCAAAACACTCCTTGCCAGACACGAGCTACTCGATATGCAAGAATATAACCAGGCAAGATCGCTGAATGTCGGGCCCAACGAAGTAAACTATCATCCACCAGCGTCACTGACATCGTGTCCGGCTCAGGATGCTCCAGTCAACCTGAGCATAGTAAAAACACTGTCGGAGCAAACTGAAAGTCAGCTAATACAACTTGGCTGGCATGGTTCAGAGCAGCTGCTGGCCCCAACGTTGAGTGAGGATTTCAGGTTTAATCTGCTGTATGGTCTTCCTGCTTACTACAAACAGTCTTTAATGGAAAGTAAAGCTCCGCCAGTTTGGTCAAACCGCCTGTCTTTGTCGGTCTCTGGACTGCCCAAATTCGATTACATTAACACTGTCGAAAATGCGGATGTACGGGTGTCATATAGTGACCAAAGCCCACTTATTACAGAGCAAACACCACCGACTATCCTCATAGTCGAGCCAAACAGCTCAGATATAGTGACCACAACCCGCTTTTATACCAATATCCCAGCGTTTTCAGGACATACCGGGCTAATTCAGGTCAGCGATGTCATGACAACCATTGCGTCAGAGCATTTCCAGTGCAGTACACTCGCAACAGCAAGTATGCTGGGCAATAATGTTGCCACGGACACACTCAATGAAGGGGTAAACTATTCTCGTGGTGTGTTAGTTGCTTACAAGAAAGACCGTATTACACTGATAGCACAGGACGGGAGCTATAAACAGATTTCTGCAAAAGAAGGCTTTACTCTAGATCAAAAACTGGATGTCCCCTTTCTAATTCAGAGTATTAAGCGACTCAAACAGTTCAATCAGACGCCTGCTGTAAAGTAA
- a CDS encoding LPP20 family lipoprotein, with protein sequence MASNPLIATLLSVAVLSGCGANNANQAPVDNKPVWISNMPSSSYMVYGVGSAQNTGDLQQAKLAAQESARLALAKQLNVTISASTRIEQSASEKSMQFHVDELINSQVPDIHLQGVKIEDEYVSADQQTAFALAAFNRTEAAMQTELTIRALDEDIAAFTVAANGSKSQQLKQAVALKELLVKRNKQNQYLTQLQAAPLPLPASVRDKQQQADALINSISFSIESDHQAHRKVRDILAKALSSQGIKVTTGEADFALKFTVDWQDMNKAGTFYSVAESYLVVMENGEEQAHFNTKVKAASSYKDTAKSNAMTKLANKLGTQLAQFVVTGKS encoded by the coding sequence TTGGCTTCTAACCCCTTGATCGCAACGCTGCTGAGTGTCGCTGTACTCAGCGGCTGTGGTGCAAACAACGCCAATCAGGCGCCTGTTGACAACAAACCGGTATGGATCTCCAACATGCCGAGTTCAAGCTATATGGTTTATGGTGTTGGCAGCGCGCAAAACACCGGCGACTTGCAACAGGCAAAACTGGCAGCACAGGAATCAGCGCGACTGGCACTGGCTAAGCAATTGAATGTCACCATTTCAGCCAGTACCAGAATAGAGCAATCGGCCAGCGAAAAGTCGATGCAATTTCATGTCGATGAGCTAATTAACTCTCAGGTACCTGATATTCATTTGCAAGGTGTAAAAATTGAAGATGAATACGTTAGTGCAGATCAGCAAACAGCCTTTGCACTGGCCGCTTTTAACCGCACCGAAGCCGCAATGCAAACAGAGCTAACCATACGGGCTCTGGATGAAGATATTGCAGCCTTCACAGTGGCTGCCAACGGCAGTAAATCACAACAACTGAAACAAGCCGTTGCACTCAAAGAGCTATTGGTAAAACGAAATAAGCAAAACCAATACCTTACCCAGCTTCAGGCTGCACCTCTGCCCTTGCCTGCATCTGTTCGTGACAAACAGCAACAGGCCGATGCGCTTATCAACAGTATCAGCTTTAGTATTGAAAGCGATCACCAGGCACACCGTAAGGTTCGAGACATCCTGGCAAAAGCGCTCAGCTCTCAGGGGATCAAGGTCACCACAGGTGAGGCCGATTTTGCCCTTAAGTTCACCGTTGACTGGCAGGATATGAACAAAGCCGGTACCTTTTACAGTGTGGCAGAAAGCTACCTGGTGGTGATGGAAAATGGCGAAGAACAGGCGCACTTTAATACCAAAGTGAAGGCAGCGTCGAGCTACAAGGACACTGCTAAGAGTAATGCAATGACCAAATTAGCTAACAAGTTGGGCACCCAGCTGGCGCAGTTTGTTGTTACAGGCAAGTCTTAG
- a CDS encoding DUF962 domain-containing protein has product MKTLEQHLVNYALYHRDKRNIATHFVGVPLIVFAVVWMTFWPLGSVFQTQLSLSGGLILLTSMYYLYLSPTLGSWMIAFLLICQGAVTLAFDAATHAGLDVVWFYVMGLGLFVIGWVIQFIGHYFEGKKPAFADDLMGLLIGPLFVMMELLNKVGCFKALEQQVNNQAGPYRP; this is encoded by the coding sequence ATGAAAACACTTGAGCAACACTTGGTCAATTACGCCTTGTACCACAGAGATAAGCGCAACATTGCAACCCACTTTGTTGGCGTCCCACTGATTGTGTTTGCCGTTGTCTGGATGACATTCTGGCCATTAGGAAGCGTTTTTCAGACGCAACTGAGCTTGTCTGGCGGCTTAATTCTGCTGACTAGTATGTACTACTTATATTTGTCGCCCACGCTTGGCAGCTGGATGATAGCCTTTCTGTTGATTTGTCAGGGTGCCGTTACTTTGGCATTCGATGCAGCCACACATGCCGGTCTGGACGTTGTCTGGTTTTATGTCATGGGGCTCGGCTTATTTGTCATTGGCTGGGTTATCCAGTTTATAGGACATTATTTTGAAGGGAAGAAACCCGCTTTTGCGGATGATCTGATGGGGCTGCTGATTGGACCGCTATTTGTCATGATGGAATTGCTTAACAAAGTTGGGTGCTTTAAAGCACTTGAACAGCAGGTAAACAATCAGGCCGGTCCGTACCGGCCCTGA
- a CDS encoding M14 family metallopeptidase, translated as MTQQYSIGQTGKPWQASEKQQWLAQQAKKRDYFEDIEPQISALRADYQVEQYGVLNYETHYPLYALKSATWRPDLPVVLVTGGVHGYETSGILGALAFAKKHAKTYEGRFNLLILPCISPWGYETINRWNPAAVDPNRSFYADSPAQESRLAMEYIKSDMASILMHIDLHETTDTDNSEFRPALAARDGKVNHNWNIPDGFYLVGHTQKPEAAFQQAIINSVQKVTHIADADEHDALIGVPIEQFGVINYDATNLGLCMGMTNAAYVTTTEVYPDSPNTTPQNCIDGQVAAIEGAMNYLLAQS; from the coding sequence ATGACACAGCAGTATTCTATCGGACAAACTGGTAAGCCTTGGCAAGCAAGCGAAAAACAACAATGGCTCGCTCAGCAAGCAAAAAAGCGTGATTATTTCGAAGACATTGAGCCTCAAATCAGCGCACTCAGGGCAGACTATCAAGTTGAACAATATGGTGTGCTTAATTATGAAACACATTATCCATTGTACGCATTAAAGTCTGCTACCTGGCGTCCAGATTTACCTGTGGTGCTGGTTACAGGTGGTGTACACGGCTATGAAACCAGTGGCATTTTAGGTGCACTAGCATTTGCGAAAAAACATGCAAAAACTTATGAAGGCAGGTTCAACCTACTTATATTGCCTTGTATTAGCCCGTGGGGTTACGAGACAATAAACAGATGGAACCCGGCGGCGGTAGATCCAAATCGCTCATTTTATGCCGACAGTCCGGCTCAAGAGTCACGTCTTGCGATGGAATACATCAAGTCGGATATGGCCTCCATTCTGATGCATATAGACTTGCACGAAACAACCGATACGGACAACAGTGAGTTTCGCCCAGCCCTCGCAGCCCGTGACGGTAAAGTCAATCATAACTGGAATATTCCAGACGGTTTTTATTTGGTCGGTCACACTCAAAAGCCAGAAGCGGCATTTCAACAAGCAATAATCAACAGCGTACAAAAGGTGACGCACATTGCCGATGCGGACGAGCATGATGCCCTAATTGGCGTACCAATTGAACAATTCGGTGTTATCAACTACGATGCAACCAATCTAGGTCTGTGTATGGGTATGACAAACGCAGCGTATGTCACGACCACAGAGGTCTACCCGGATAGCCCAAATACGACGCCACAAAACTGTATCGATGGTCAGGTTGCGGCGATTGAAGGCGCAATGAATTATCTGCTAGCCCAAAGCTAA
- a CDS encoding DUF1414 domain-containing protein, which yields MPIQSKYSNEQVEQIVDQLLNVLTENQATVDLSLMCLGNSITHIIKEHVPEQKRQAVAENFAKALTQSVK from the coding sequence ATGCCTATCCAGTCTAAATATTCCAACGAACAAGTAGAACAAATTGTCGACCAACTGTTAAACGTACTGACAGAGAATCAGGCAACCGTTGATTTAAGCTTAATGTGTTTGGGAAATTCTATCACGCACATCATCAAAGAGCATGTACCGGAACAGAAAAGACAAGCGGTTGCTGAAAATTTTGCCAAGGCGTTGACCCAGTCGGTAAAGTAA
- the aceK gene encoding bifunctional isocitrate dehydrogenase kinase/phosphatase: MSYQVQIITEQILSGFHAHYALFQQITARAPQAFAQQRWGEIEQISKQRITLYDVRVNDTVTALKRQTSQDTPDEALWHQVKQHYAELLSFHPQAELAETFFNSVFCRLFHRRYYKNDFIFVETTLTKPTTLPIEAEFRSYFPVISGLKPTIRNMISHMDLQCGFRDLEQDIRMLVKAFIKQAPSTHHSHHGLRFDILTAPFYRNKGAYIVGRVVSKSGVQPFIIALLHHPQGGLYIDALLTKSAQMRIIFGFARAYFLVETHAPSAMVGFLQQLMPNKTTAELYNAIGFHKQGKTEFYRDFLFHLQHSEDVFTIAPGTPGMVMMVFTLPNFPFVFKVIKDVFAESKPFGRDTVLARYQLVKSHDRVGRMADTIEYSEVVIPKRKFSPSLLDTLKATISNSVRDEGDYLVIKHLYIERRMTPLNLFLQTADEPTAYKVIEDYGHAIKEMLSVNIFPGDMLLKNFGVTKHHRVIFYDYDEVQYLTDMNFRPMPSPSLEDLYSGVAEPSAAPNDVFPQQLCTFVLTDPKLRAVFEQSHEALLKVEYWQQAQRDIQAHVVKQVYPYPASQRFYRHIK; encoded by the coding sequence ATGAGTTACCAGGTTCAAATAATTACAGAGCAAATTCTTTCCGGTTTTCACGCTCACTACGCGTTATTTCAACAAATAACGGCGCGCGCTCCCCAAGCATTTGCACAGCAAAGATGGGGAGAAATCGAGCAAATAAGCAAGCAACGGATAACTCTGTATGACGTTCGTGTTAATGACACCGTCACAGCTCTGAAGCGTCAAACATCACAGGATACGCCTGATGAAGCGTTATGGCACCAGGTCAAACAACATTACGCTGAACTCCTTTCTTTTCATCCCCAGGCAGAGCTGGCAGAGACTTTTTTTAACTCTGTTTTCTGTCGCCTGTTTCATCGGCGCTACTACAAAAATGACTTTATTTTTGTGGAAACAACGTTAACAAAGCCAACCACCTTGCCGATAGAAGCGGAATTTCGCAGCTATTTCCCGGTCATCTCTGGGTTAAAGCCCACTATTCGCAATATGATTTCACACATGGACTTGCAGTGCGGTTTTCGCGATCTGGAACAGGATATCAGAATGCTGGTCAAAGCGTTTATCAAACAAGCACCAAGCACTCACCATAGCCATCATGGACTGCGCTTTGATATTCTCACAGCCCCCTTTTATCGTAATAAAGGCGCTTATATCGTAGGCCGGGTGGTATCCAAATCGGGTGTCCAACCTTTTATTATCGCCCTTTTACATCACCCTCAGGGCGGCCTGTACATCGATGCGCTGTTAACTAAAAGTGCGCAAATGCGGATTATTTTTGGGTTTGCCCGAGCGTATTTCCTGGTAGAAACTCATGCCCCTTCAGCTATGGTGGGCTTTTTACAACAGCTGATGCCGAATAAAACAACAGCAGAGCTTTACAACGCCATCGGATTTCATAAACAAGGGAAAACTGAATTCTACCGTGATTTTCTGTTTCACTTACAACACAGCGAAGACGTGTTCACCATAGCGCCAGGTACACCGGGTATGGTTATGATGGTGTTTACGTTACCTAATTTTCCTTTTGTCTTTAAAGTGATTAAAGATGTTTTTGCCGAAAGTAAACCGTTTGGCAGAGATACGGTGCTGGCGCGCTATCAACTGGTGAAAAGCCACGACCGTGTTGGCCGTATGGCTGACACCATCGAGTATTCTGAAGTCGTTATTCCCAAGCGAAAGTTCTCTCCATCACTTCTGGATACGCTCAAAGCCACAATCAGTAACAGTGTGCGAGACGAAGGGGATTATCTGGTGATCAAGCACCTGTACATTGAACGCCGAATGACACCGCTGAATCTCTTTTTGCAAACCGCCGATGAGCCAACCGCTTACAAAGTCATCGAAGATTATGGCCACGCTATCAAAGAGATGCTCAGCGTAAATATTTTTCCGGGCGATATGCTGCTCAAGAACTTTGGGGTCACCAAGCACCATAGGGTTATATTTTACGATTATGATGAGGTGCAATATCTTACTGACATGAACTTCCGGCCCATGCCCAGCCCATCTTTGGAAGACCTATATAGTGGTGTGGCCGAGCCCTCGGCAGCACCAAACGACGTATTTCCACAACAGTTATGTACATTTGTACTCACAGACCCTAAACTCAGAGCGGTGTTTGAACAGTCGCACGAAGCCTTATTGAAGGTGGAATACTGGCAACAGGCGCAACGGGATATACAGGCTCACGTGGTTAAGCAAGTCTATCCTTACCCGGCCTCACAACGCTTCTATCGACATATAAAATAA
- a CDS encoding DUF4124 domain-containing protein — MKILIIMFWLLLPMLSQAKTTFSYYKCVTDKAVVYSQHPCAANAEQHTLSHSDPQAPAPTGQHTKTLNNIERQQLVLRLKKTLRAKKHQAAILGRKRDEATRDEQRRISRMMEKNERAKTLKDVKRNIKSINTAYLKEVKLLNKEIASLEKRLKRLE; from the coding sequence ATGAAGATATTGATCATCATGTTTTGGCTGTTATTGCCTATGCTAAGCCAGGCAAAAACAACCTTCAGTTACTACAAATGTGTCACCGATAAGGCGGTTGTTTACAGCCAGCATCCGTGCGCAGCCAATGCTGAACAACATACTTTAAGCCACTCAGATCCACAAGCACCAGCCCCCACTGGCCAGCATACCAAAACCTTGAACAATATTGAGCGGCAGCAGCTGGTCCTGCGGTTAAAAAAGACACTTAGAGCCAAAAAACATCAGGCAGCAATCTTAGGTAGAAAACGAGACGAAGCCACCCGAGATGAGCAGCGGCGCATTTCGCGTATGATGGAAAAAAATGAGAGAGCAAAAACACTTAAAGATGTAAAGCGCAACATCAAATCGATCAATACAGCTTACCTCAAGGAAGTTAAGCTGCTGAACAAAGAGATAGCGAGCTTGGAAAAACGCCTTAAACGACTTGAATAA
- a CDS encoding CBS domain-containing protein has product MSEYKSLQTLKLEGVYQFCDYYDAEPLSLSSPAVKVITDFARRQPQMILKDVDIDHAVYMMLNGHVRSKLVVDHDDTFLGVVNSKDLSGRRVLTIAQKRQVARSDLTVEDVMTKKQDLHAMRFSTVASAKIGDVLQTLRELGQQHVLLMDEKGGLRGMISSSDIARALHMPVNIFQKAHSFRDIFEIIHEHGELMA; this is encoded by the coding sequence ATGAGTGAGTATAAATCGCTACAAACATTAAAGTTGGAAGGGGTCTATCAGTTTTGTGATTACTACGATGCGGAGCCATTGAGTTTATCCAGTCCTGCGGTTAAGGTGATCACAGATTTTGCCAGACGCCAGCCACAAATGATCTTAAAAGACGTGGACATAGATCATGCAGTTTATATGATGCTAAATGGTCATGTACGGTCAAAACTGGTGGTTGATCATGATGACACCTTTCTTGGCGTGGTGAACTCTAAGGACCTATCAGGTCGGCGGGTATTAACCATTGCACAGAAGCGCCAAGTTGCACGCAGTGACTTAACCGTTGAAGACGTTATGACTAAAAAGCAGGATTTGCATGCAATGCGTTTTTCGACGGTGGCAAGCGCCAAGATAGGTGATGTGTTACAGACACTCAGGGAACTTGGCCAGCAACACGTTCTGTTAATGGATGAAAAAGGGGGCTTGAGGGGCATGATATCGTCTTCTGATATTGCCCGAGCGCTGCATATGCCCGTGAATATATTCCAAAAAGCCCACTCCTTCAGAGACATATTTGAGATCATTCACGAACATGGGGAGCTGATGGCCTGA
- a CDS encoding penicillin-binding protein activator LpoB — translation MNCKTTLLKLTPLVVACSLAITGCSSTKVQRVDANQEVALSDKWNGKDSQLVAEAMINDMLSFPWVNDHLQKEGTRPAIIIQSVRNKSHQHIAVDTFLNDLKRSILRSGQADFVANKDVRQEIRDERKDQELNASLSTQNEMGQEQGADYALSGTINSFVDQQGGDRVTFYQVDLRLIDMTTNREVWNGQKKIQKLQERSRFGF, via the coding sequence ATGAACTGTAAAACCACACTTTTAAAGCTAACTCCTTTGGTTGTTGCATGCAGCTTAGCCATCACTGGCTGCTCCTCGACAAAAGTACAAAGAGTAGATGCAAATCAAGAGGTTGCCCTTTCTGACAAGTGGAACGGCAAGGACTCGCAACTGGTTGCAGAGGCCATGATCAACGATATGTTGAGCTTTCCATGGGTTAACGATCACTTACAAAAAGAGGGCACGCGTCCTGCTATTATAATCCAGTCAGTACGCAACAAATCACATCAGCATATCGCTGTTGATACCTTCCTGAATGACCTAAAGCGTTCAATATTACGCAGTGGTCAGGCGGACTTTGTTGCGAACAAAGATGTTCGTCAGGAGATCCGAGACGAAAGAAAAGACCAGGAGCTAAATGCCAGCCTGAGTACACAGAATGAAATGGGCCAGGAACAAGGCGCAGATTATGCGCTGTCAGGCACCATCAACTCTTTCGTTGATCAGCAAGGCGGTGATCGCGTGACTTTCTATCAGGTTGACCTGAGATTGATCGATATGACCACAAACCGTGAGGTATGGAATGGACAGAAGAAAATTCAAAAACTGCAGGAGCGCTCGCGCTTTGGCTTCTAA
- a CDS encoding FHA domain-containing protein: MAYLIDEQKLEKIYLKSYHTFGRYKFNVDTFVDKPGISRHHAIIEHANNTWLIRDVSTNGIWINDKKIDKNLPYQLSENDKIDFAAPGQNSYVVANLNANCQYLVSQTNANQVIELENQILLPNDEEASHIVYFDALLNYWFLEDLNTSDRQALIDGGVVSLFGQQWLFYCANTSTMTKHLDNQPIVKPIALNFSVSQDEEKTDLTLELEGQEIDLGCRTHHYLMLLLARTRIDDKQNGMDTESQGWLYREDLAKALGVQTNHMNIMVHRARKQLTEAGGDKAPELAYVLETNNGKIRLNCQNITIVKGCQLETRISI, translated from the coding sequence ATGGCATATTTAATCGATGAACAGAAACTAGAAAAAATTTACCTAAAAAGTTATCACACTTTTGGGCGTTACAAATTTAATGTAGATACCTTCGTCGATAAGCCAGGCATATCAAGGCACCATGCCATCATTGAACATGCAAACAACACGTGGTTGATCCGCGACGTCAGCACCAATGGGATCTGGATCAACGACAAGAAAATTGATAAGAACCTACCCTATCAACTCTCCGAAAATGATAAAATTGACTTTGCTGCACCTGGGCAAAATTCTTATGTTGTGGCAAATTTAAATGCCAATTGCCAGTACCTGGTTTCACAGACGAACGCCAATCAGGTGATCGAACTTGAAAACCAAATACTGCTGCCCAATGACGAAGAAGCCAGTCACATCGTCTACTTTGATGCCTTACTAAATTACTGGTTTCTCGAAGATTTAAATACCTCTGACCGACAAGCACTGATTGACGGAGGAGTGGTCTCTTTATTTGGTCAACAATGGCTGTTTTACTGCGCCAACACATCAACCATGACCAAGCACCTCGACAATCAGCCGATTGTAAAGCCCATTGCACTCAACTTTAGCGTTAGTCAGGATGAAGAAAAAACCGATTTAACACTGGAGCTGGAAGGGCAGGAAATTGACCTGGGCTGTCGTACTCACCACTATCTGATGCTGCTGCTGGCAAGAACACGCATTGACGATAAACAAAATGGGATGGATACCGAGTCTCAGGGATGGCTTTATCGAGAAGATTTGGCCAAAGCACTTGGCGTGCAAACCAATCATATGAACATTATGGTGCATCGTGCTCGTAAACAACTGACAGAAGCTGGCGGCGACAAAGCACCCGAGTTAGCCTATGTGCTGGAAACCAACAACGGAAAGATTCGTCTGAACTGTCAGAATATTACCATTGTTAAAGGCTGCCAGCTTGAAACCCGTATTTCAATCTAA
- a CDS encoding LysR family transcriptional regulator, with product MNISKIDLNLLVYLDTLLRECNVTRAANQLSITQPAMSNGLKRLRNLFNDPILVRTSEGMVPTERALELQPVIRGILMTLEETLAPNREFEPGQSKRVFRIMASDYAASTLAPKLLNKLHMEAPDTTLDILTPSDVTFHDVENGKVDMAINRFENLPQSFHHKRIWKDSFCCLIKSDNPIRTHFNLDAYLKARHIWVSKTGFGVGVGMDPADVQKLGWVDEALAHFGKHRNIATFTRNYHVAIHLAKEQNLIATLPSKAANIYSDDPNLAILEPPFPIPPFELDMIWSPLLHRDASHIWLRQKIAEVAEALK from the coding sequence GTGAACATAAGCAAAATTGACCTGAATCTACTGGTCTATCTCGATACGCTACTGCGAGAGTGCAACGTCACTCGTGCCGCAAACCAGCTAAGTATCACCCAGCCTGCGATGAGTAATGGCCTGAAGCGGCTTCGCAACTTGTTTAATGATCCAATCCTTGTACGCACCAGTGAGGGCATGGTTCCGACTGAGCGCGCACTGGAGCTCCAGCCAGTGATCCGCGGTATTTTAATGACGCTGGAAGAAACTCTCGCACCCAATCGTGAGTTTGAACCTGGGCAGAGCAAACGCGTATTTCGCATTATGGCAAGCGATTATGCAGCCAGCACTTTAGCACCTAAGCTATTGAATAAGTTGCATATGGAGGCCCCAGATACGACTCTCGATATCCTGACGCCCAGTGATGTAACCTTTCATGACGTGGAAAATGGTAAAGTCGATATGGCAATTAACCGCTTTGAAAACTTACCTCAATCATTTCATCATAAGCGGATCTGGAAAGACAGTTTTTGCTGCCTGATTAAGTCAGACAACCCTATCAGAACGCACTTTAATCTGGATGCCTACTTAAAAGCTCGGCATATTTGGGTTAGCAAAACGGGCTTTGGTGTAGGGGTAGGCATGGACCCGGCTGATGTGCAAAAGCTGGGTTGGGTTGACGAAGCATTGGCTCACTTTGGCAAGCACAGGAACATTGCCACATTTACACGTAATTACCATGTCGCAATTCACCTGGCAAAAGAGCAAAATCTCATCGCAACCTTGCCATCAAAAGCGGCAAACATATATAGCGATGATCCGAATTTGGCTATTTTAGAACCTCCGTTTCCTATCCCCCCCTTCGAGTTGGATATGATCTGGAGTCCGTTATTGCATCGCGACGCCAGTCATATCTGGCTTAGACAAAAAATCGCTGAGGTAGCGGAAGCCCTGAAATAA